The Streptomyces lienomycini sequence GGCCGACTGCGCGTGGACCTCGCCCAGTTCCGTGAGCTGGAGGCGTTCGCCGCCTTCGGTTCCGACCTGGACGCCGCGTCGAAGTCGCAGCTGGAGCGCGGTCAGCGCATGGTCGAGCTGCTGAAGCAGAACCAGTACCAGCCGATGTCGACCGAGGACCAGGTCGTCTCCGTCTGGGCCGGCACCACCGGCAAGATGGACGAGGTGCCCGTCGCCGACATCCGCCGCTTCGAGAAGGAGCTGCTCGAGTACCTGCACCGCCAGGAGCAGGGCCTCATGACCTCCATCCGGGAGGGCGGCAAGATGTCCGACGACACCCTGCAGGCCGTCGCCGAGGCCATCGCGTCGTTCAAGAAGCAGTTCGAGACCTCGGACGGCAAGCTGCTCGGCGAGGACGCCCCGTCCGCCGCCAAGTGACGTAAGGAAGGGACCTGACTCATGGGAGCCCAGCTCCGGGTCTACAAGCGTCGCATCCGATCCGTCACCGCGACCAAGAAGATCACCAAGGCGATGGAGATGATCGCCGCCTCGCGCGTCGTCAAGGCGCAGCGCAAGGTGGCGGCCTCCACGCCGTACGCGCAGGAGCTCACCCGCGCGGTCACGGCGGTCGGGACCGGGTCGAACACGAAGCACCCGCTCACCACGGAGGCGGACAACCCGACCCGTGCCGCGGTCCTGCTCCTCACGAGCGACCGCGGCCTGGCCGGCGCCTTCAACTCCAACGCCATCAAGGCGGCGGAGCAGCTGACCGTGCGCCTCGAGCGTGAGGGCCGGCAGGTCGACACGTACATCGTCGGCCGGCGCGGCCTGGCCCACTACAACTTCCGCGAGCGCAAGGTCGTGGAGTCGTTCGCGGGCTTCACCGACGAGCCCTCGTACGCGGACGCCAAGAAGGTCGCGGCGCCGCTGATCGAGGCCATCGAGAAGGACACGGCCGAGGGCGGCGTGGACGAACTCCACATCGTCTACACCGAGTTCGTCTCGATGATGACGCAGACGGCGGTCGATTCCCGGCTGCTTCCGCTGCGCCTCGACGAGGTGGCCGAGGAGTCGGCGACGAAGGACGAGATCCTTCCGCTGTTCGACTTCGAGCCGTCGGCGGAGGACGTCCTCGACGCCCTGCTGCCGCGCTACGTCGAGAGCCGCATCTACAACGCGCTGCTGCAGTCGGCCGCCTCCAAGCACGCCGCCACGCGGCGCGCGATGAAGTCGGCCACCGACAACGCGGGCGAGCTGATCAACACGCTCTCCCGTCTTGCCAACGCGGCCCGCCAGGCCGAAATCACCCAGGAAATCAGCGAGATCGTCGGTGGCGCCAGTGCCCTGGCCGACGCGAACGCGGGGAGTGACAACTAATGACCACCACTGTTGAGACCGCGACGGCCACGGGCCGCGTCGCCCGGGTCATCGGCCCGGTCGTCGACGTGGAGTTCCCCGTCGACGCGATGCCGGACATCTACAACGCGCTGCACGTCGAGGTGGCCGACCCGGCCAAGGAGGGTGAGCTCAAGACGCTGACCCTCGAGGTCGCCCAGCACCTCGGTGACGGCCTGGTCCGCACCATCTCCATGCAGCCCACCGACGGCCTGGTCCGCCAGGCCCCGGTGACCGACACGGGTGCGGCCATCTCCGTCCCCGTCGGCGACTTCACCAAGGGCAAGGTGTTCAACACCCTCGGCGAGGTGCTGAACGTCGACGAGCAGTACACCGGTGAGCGCTGGCCGATCCACCGCAAGGCCCCGAACTTCGACGAGCTCGAGTCGAAGACCGAGATGTTCGAGACCGGCGTCAAGGTCATCGACCTGCTGACCCCGTACGTCAAGGGCGGCAAGATCGGCCTGTTCGGCGGTGCCGGCGTCGGCAAGACGGTGCTCATCCAGGAGATGATCTACCGCGTCGCCAACAACCACGACGGTGTCTCCGTGTTCGCCGGTGTCGGTGAGCGCACCCGTGAGGGCAACGACCTCATCGACGAGATGAGCGAGTCCGGCGTCATCGACAAGACCGCGCTGGTCTTCGGTCAGATGGACGAGCCGCCGGGCACCCGTCTGCGCGTCGCGCTGGCCGGCCTGACCATGGCCGAGTACTTCCGCGACGTCCAGAAGCAGGACGTGCTGTTCTTCATCGACAACATCTTCCGCTTCACCCAGGCGGGCTCCGAGGTGTCGACCCTGCTCGGCCGCATGCCCTCCGCGGTGGGCTACCAGCCGAACCTGGCCGACGAGATGGGTCTCCTCCAGGAGCGCATCACCTCGACCCGTGGTCACTCGATCACCTCGATGCAGGCGATCTACGTCCCCGCGGACGACCTGACCGACCCGGCCCCGGCCACCACCTTCGCCCACCTCGACGCGACGACGGTGCTGTCCCGTCCGATCTCGGAGAAGGGCATCTACCCGGCCGTGGACCCGCTGGACTCGACGTCCCGCATCCTCGACCCGCGGTACATCGCGGCGGACCACTACCAGGCCGCGATGCGCGTGAAGAACATCCTGCAGAAGTACAAGGACCTGCAGGACATCATCGCGATCCTCGGTATCGACGAGCTGGGCGAAGAGGACAAGCTCGTCGTCCACCGCGCCCGTCGCGTGGAGCGCTTCCTGTCCCAGAACACCCACGTCGCCAAGCAGTTCACCGGCGTCGACGGGTCGGACGTCCCGCTGGACGAGTCGATCGCGGCCTTCAACGCGATCTGCGACGGCGAGTACGACCACTTCCCGGAGCAGGCGTTCTTCATGTGCGGCGGCATCGAGGACCTGAAGAGCAACGCCAAGGAGCTGGGCGTCTCCTGAGCCTCGGCTCGCGGTGAGCCGCACGGCTCACCATCCGGAGGGGGCGGGCGCGTCCCGCCCCTTCCGGCACGCCCCTTAGACTTGTAACCAACACCCGGCTCTCCCGCCGGGTGGTGACCCGAGGAGCCACCTTGGCTGCTGAGCTGCACGTCGCGCTGGTCGCGGCCGACCGAGAGGTCTGGTCCGGCGAGGCCACCCTGGTCGTCGCGCGCACCACGTCCGGCGACATCGGCGTCATGCCCGGTCACCAGCCGCTGCTCGGTGTGCTGGAGTCGGGCCCGGTGACCATTCGTACGAGTGACGGCGGGACGGTCGTCGCCGCCGTGCACGGCGGTTTCATCTCGTTCGCCGACGACAAGCTGTCGCTGCTGGCCGAGATCGCCGAGCTGTCGGACGAGATCGACGTCCAGCGCGCGGAGCGGGAGCTCGAGCGCGCGAAGGCGGAGGGCGACGCCCACGCCGAGCGTCGCGCCGACGTCCGACTGCGCGCGGCGGCGGGACGCTGATCCACAGCACTGTGCGATAGCGTCGTGCCATGACGTCACTCAGCCGCGGCTGGGACCGGAGACATCCGGACCCAGCCGCGGCTGAGGCAGATCCGGGTGGTTTTTCCGTTCCGTTACCTAGGAGACGAGGAGGTCGGTGTCGATGGCCCTCGCTCTGACTGTGTGCGGAATTGTCGTCGCCCTGGTGGTGATCGGGCTCTTCGTCTTCGGTCTGCGCCGCCGGCTGATCCAGCGTTCGGGCGGCACCTTCGACTGCTCCCTGCGCTGGGACGCCCCCAAGGAGGGCGACACCGGCGGCAAGGGCTGGGCCTACGGCGTCGCCCGCTACAACGGCGACCGGGTCGAGTGGTACCGCGTCTTCTCGTACTCCCCCCGCCCGCGCCGGGTGCTCGAACGCTCGGCGATCGAGGTGGCCGGCCGCCGGGTGCCGGACGGCGAGGAGGAGCTGGCCCTGCTCTCCGACGCCGTGGTCCTGGCCTGCCTCCACCGGGGCACACGGCTCGAACTGGCGATGAGCGAAGACGCGCTGACCGGATTCCTCGCGTGGCTGGAAGCAGCCCCGCCCGGACAGCGAGTGAATGTGGCGTAGCCACATTCACTCTCCCCCTGGACGAAGCCCGAGGGGAGAGCGGATGCGGCTACGGGGTGGTTGTTACTTCAGACCGCTGTCGATGGCGCTGACCAGCTCGCCGTTGGCGGTGTCGCCGCTGAACTCCCAGAAGAAGGCGCCGCCGAGGCCCTGCTGCTCCGCCCAGTCCATCTTGGACTTGATGGTGGCCGGGGTGTCGTAGGACCACCAGTTGGTGCCGCAGTGGGCGTAGGCGGTGCCGGCGATGGTGCCGGTGGCCGGGCAGCTGTTCTTGAGGACCTTGTAGTCCTCGATGCCCGCCTCGTAGGTGCCGGCCGCCGGGCCGGTGGCGGTGCCGCCGGGCGCGGACTGGGTGACGCCGGTCCAGCCGCGGCCGTAGAAGCCGATGCCGATCAGGAGCTTGTCGGCCGGCACGCCCTTGGACTTGAACTTCGCCATCGCGTCGGCGGTGTTGAAGCCCTGCTGCGGGATGCCGTCGTACGCGTTCAGCGGCGAGTGCGGTGCGGTGGGACCGTTCTTCGCCCAGGCGCCGAAGAAGTCGTACGTCATCACGTTGTACCAGTCGATGGACTTCGAGGCCTCGCCGTAGTCGGCGGCGTCGATCTTGCCGCCGTCCGAGCCGTCGGCGGTGACGGCCGCGGTGATCAGGTAGTCCTGGCCGAACTCGGCGCGCATGGCCTTCATCATGTTGCTGAAGGCGTTCGGGGAGCTGGTCTCGTCGCAGCTGAGGCCGCAGGCGTTCGGGTACTCCCAGTCCAGGTCGATGCCGTCGAAGACGTCGGCCCAGCGCGGGTCCTCGACCAGGTCGTGGCAGGACTTCGCGAACGCGGCCGGGTTCTTCACGGCGTCGGGGAAGCCGCCGGACCAGGTCCAGCCGCCGAAGGAGTAGAGGATCTTGATGTTCGGGTACTTGGCCTTCAGCTTGCGCAGCTGGTTGAAGTTGCCGCGCAGCGGCTGGTCCCAGGTGTCGGCGACGCCGTCGACGGACTGGTCGGCGGTGTACGCCTTGTCGTAGTCGGCGTAGGAGTCGCCGATGGTGCACTTGCCGCCCTGGACGTTGCCGAAGGCGTAGTTGATGTGCGTGATCTTGTCGGCGGAGCCGGAGGTGACCAGGTTCTTCACGTGGTAGTTGCGGCCGTAGACGCCCCAGTTGGTGAAGTAGCCCATCTTGACCTCGGCACCGGGGTTCGGGTTCGGGTTGCCGCCGTCCCCGCCGCCGGTGGTGGTGACCTTGACGGAGCCGCTGACCGGGCCGGTCTGGTCGGCGGTGTCGCGGGCCTTCACGGTGTACGAGTAGTCGGTGCCCTTGGTGAGGCCGTTGTCCGTGTAGGTGGTGCCGGTGACGGTGGCGACCTTCGCGCCGTCCCGCAGGACGTCGTAGTTCTTGACGCCCTTGTCGTCGGTCGCCGCCGACCAGGAGAGCTTCACCGAGGTGTCGGTGATGTTGGAGGCGGTGGGCGTGCCGGGCGCGGAGGGGGCCTCGTCACCGGGGACCGAGGTGCCGTCGCAGCTGCCGCCGTTGAGCTTGCAGTTGGACGGGGAGCCGGGTCCGCTGCCGTTGAAGCCGAAGGAGACCGAGGCCCCGGGGGCGAGCGTCCCGTTCCAGCCGACGTTCTTGGCGGTCCAGTGGTCGGCGGAGTTGGTGACGGTGGCGTCCCAGGCGGAGGTGACCTTGGTGCCGCTGGGGAAGTCCCACTCGACGGTCCAGGAGCTGAGGGAGGCGGTGCCGGTGTTCTTCACCGTCCACTTGCCGCCGAAGCCCGTGCCCCAGTCCGAGGTCTTCTCGAAGGTGGCCGTCGCGCTCGCGGCGGCCTGGGCCGGGCTCGCGAGGCCGACCAGGCCGGGGAGGGGAAGCGCCAGGGTCGCTGCGAGTGCCGCGGCTTTGTGTCTGAAGCGCATGTGCGCCTCCTTTTGGGGGATGTTGTCGAGGGCATGACTGAGCCTCATGCCCGCAGTGCGGCGAGAATAGAAAGGTCTGGACCACAGGTCAATAGGTCTGGACCAATGTGGCGGTCGGTGGTTGAACCGGTGATGAAGAGGGGAAACTAGATACCCAACTCCTGTGCCAGCACCGCCGCTTGGACCCGGCTGCGCAGCCCCAGCTTCCCCAGCAGTCGGCTGACGTGCGTCTTCACCGTGGCCTCCGCCATGTCGAGACGCTCGGCGACCGCCGCGTTGGACAGTCCCTCGCCGAGACAGGACAGCACCTCGCGCTCACGCCGGGTCAGCTCCCGCAGCACCGCCGGGTCCGCGGTCGGCTCGCGCATCGGCTTCGCGGCGAACTCGGCGATCAGCCGCCGGGTGACGGCCGGGGCCACGATGCCCTCGCCGCCGGCCACCGTGCGCACGGCCGTGAGCAGGTCCTTGGCGTCGGTGTTCTTCAGCAGGAACCCGGCGGCCCCCGCCCGCAGCGCCCCGAACACGTACTCGTCGAGGTCGAAGGTGGTCAGCACCAGGACGTCGGCGAGCTGCTCGCCGACCACGATCCGGGTCGCCGACACGCCGTCCAGGCGCGGCATCTGCACGTCCATCAGCACCAGGTCGGGACGCAGCTCCCGGGCCAGCGACACCGCCTGCTCGCCATCGGCTGCCTCGCCCACCACCTCGATGTCCGGTGCGCTGCCCAGGATCAGCACCAGCCCCGCGCGGACGGCGGACTGGTCCTCGGCGACGAGGACGCGGATCATGCGAGGTCTCCTTCGGTCAGGGGCAGCGCTGCGCGCACGGCCCAGATCTTGCCGCCCGCCGGGCCGGGGTCCGCCACCGCCCCGGCCTCGAACGTGCCGTGCAGCAGCGCGGCCCGCTCCCGCATCCCGACCAGACCGGCGCCGGAACCGGGCGCGCGCGGGGTGTCCCGGTCGCCGTACGGGCTGGTCACCTCGACCCGCAGGGCGCCCTCGTGCCGGTCGAGCCGCACCCGGACGGTGCCCGGCGAGGCGTGCTTGAGGGCGTTGGTGAGCGACTCCTGCACGATCCGGTACGCGGCCAGCTCGACCGGCGCGGGCAGGCTCTCGCCGGGTGCCGCGTCCAGGGTGACGTCGAGGCCGTTGGCGCGGGCGCCCTCGACCAGCGCGCCGAGCCCGTCGAGGGTGGGGGCGGCGGCCGGCTCGGTGTCCCCACCCTGGTCCCGCAGGATGCCGATGAGGCGTCGCATCTCGGCCAGTCCCGCCACGCTGTTCTCCCGGATCACGCCGAGCGCCTGCCGGGTGGTCGCCGCGTCGTCCAGGGAGAGCGCGGCCGTGGAGTGGATGGCGATCGCGGACAGGTGGTTGGCGACCATGTCGTGCAGCTCGCGGGCCATCCGGGAGCGCTCCGCCGTCACCGCCTGGACCCGGTCCGTCTCGGCGAGCAGCGCGGTCTGCTCGGCCCGCAGCAGGGCGGCGTCGGCGGCCTCGCGGTGGCTGCGCACGATCAGCCCGGTGGAGGCGGGCGCGAACGCCACCACTCCGACGGCCACACCGATGAGCAGCGCCTCGGGCACCCGCCACACGGCGAACGGCACCAGCGTCGAGGCGACGGTGAGCAGCCCGGTGATCCACGGGATGCGGCGGGCCGAGGCGGGCGGACCGTACAGCACGGCGGCGTACATCAGGTCGGTGTACATGATCACCGTGACCAGGCTGCCCTGGGTGAGCGTGTCCGCGGTGAGTGCGACGGTGCCGATCAGCAGACCGGTGCGCGGCGCGGCCCGGCGCAGCAGCTCGCAGCCCGCCATGACGACGAGCGGGACCAGCAGCGGCCAGCGGCCGCCGAACAGCACGATCGGCTCGTCGGCCGGCCGTACGCCGAGGCCGATGCCCCACAGCAGCAGCCCGCCCAGCAGCCCGGCCGACGCGGCGTACACGTCGAAGCGGCGCGGGCGGGGGAGTCGTACGGCCATGCCACCATCCAACACGGCCCGTACCCCGCCCGCCTGATCCCCGGGAAGGGTCCGGCACTGCATCTTTCGATGTACCGGAGGTTCGTCACCGCCGACGACGAACCCGGCGGATTCCGACGGGAGCCTGGGAGGGTGAACGAAGGGAGTGCGTCGTGGTCGTCGCGTTGATCATCGCCTGTGAGGTCGGCTTCTGGGTCCTGCTGGCCCTCGGGCTCGGCGCCCGCTACCTGCTGAAGTGGCGGCGCACCAGCGTGGTCCTGCTGCTGTGCGAGCCGGTGCTGGAACTGGTGCTGTTCGCCGTGACGGCGTGGGACCTGAAGA is a genomic window containing:
- the atpD gene encoding F0F1 ATP synthase subunit beta, whose product is MTTTVETATATGRVARVIGPVVDVEFPVDAMPDIYNALHVEVADPAKEGELKTLTLEVAQHLGDGLVRTISMQPTDGLVRQAPVTDTGAAISVPVGDFTKGKVFNTLGEVLNVDEQYTGERWPIHRKAPNFDELESKTEMFETGVKVIDLLTPYVKGGKIGLFGGAGVGKTVLIQEMIYRVANNHDGVSVFAGVGERTREGNDLIDEMSESGVIDKTALVFGQMDEPPGTRLRVALAGLTMAEYFRDVQKQDVLFFIDNIFRFTQAGSEVSTLLGRMPSAVGYQPNLADEMGLLQERITSTRGHSITSMQAIYVPADDLTDPAPATTFAHLDATTVLSRPISEKGIYPAVDPLDSTSRILDPRYIAADHYQAAMRVKNILQKYKDLQDIIAILGIDELGEEDKLVVHRARRVERFLSQNTHVAKQFTGVDGSDVPLDESIAAFNAICDGEYDHFPEQAFFMCGGIEDLKSNAKELGVS
- a CDS encoding response regulator → MIRVLVAEDQSAVRAGLVLILGSAPDIEVVGEAADGEQAVSLARELRPDLVLMDVQMPRLDGVSATRIVVGEQLADVLVLTTFDLDEYVFGALRAGAAGFLLKNTDAKDLLTAVRTVAGGEGIVAPAVTRRLIAEFAAKPMREPTADPAVLRELTRREREVLSCLGEGLSNAAVAERLDMAEATVKTHVSRLLGKLGLRSRVQAAVLAQELGI
- a CDS encoding DUF2550 domain-containing protein yields the protein MALALTVCGIVVALVVIGLFVFGLRRRLIQRSGGTFDCSLRWDAPKEGDTGGKGWAYGVARYNGDRVEWYRVFSYSPRPRRVLERSAIEVAGRRVPDGEEELALLSDAVVLACLHRGTRLELAMSEDALTGFLAWLEAAPPGQRVNVA
- a CDS encoding F0F1 ATP synthase subunit gamma, encoding MGAQLRVYKRRIRSVTATKKITKAMEMIAASRVVKAQRKVAASTPYAQELTRAVTAVGTGSNTKHPLTTEADNPTRAAVLLLTSDRGLAGAFNSNAIKAAEQLTVRLEREGRQVDTYIVGRRGLAHYNFRERKVVESFAGFTDEPSYADAKKVAAPLIEAIEKDTAEGGVDELHIVYTEFVSMMTQTAVDSRLLPLRLDEVAEESATKDEILPLFDFEPSAEDVLDALLPRYVESRIYNALLQSAASKHAATRRAMKSATDNAGELINTLSRLANAARQAEITQEISEIVGGASALADANAGSDN
- a CDS encoding sensor histidine kinase — its product is MAVRLPRPRRFDVYAASAGLLGGLLLWGIGLGVRPADEPIVLFGGRWPLLVPLVVMAGCELLRRAAPRTGLLIGTVALTADTLTQGSLVTVIMYTDLMYAAVLYGPPASARRIPWITGLLTVASTLVPFAVWRVPEALLIGVAVGVVAFAPASTGLIVRSHREAADAALLRAEQTALLAETDRVQAVTAERSRMARELHDMVANHLSAIAIHSTAALSLDDAATTRQALGVIRENSVAGLAEMRRLIGILRDQGGDTEPAAAPTLDGLGALVEGARANGLDVTLDAAPGESLPAPVELAAYRIVQESLTNALKHASPGTVRVRLDRHEGALRVEVTSPYGDRDTPRAPGSGAGLVGMRERAALLHGTFEAGAVADPGPAGGKIWAVRAALPLTEGDLA
- a CDS encoding F0F1 ATP synthase subunit epsilon; the protein is MAAELHVALVAADREVWSGEATLVVARTTSGDIGVMPGHQPLLGVLESGPVTIRTSDGGTVVAAVHGGFISFADDKLSLLAEIAELSDEIDVQRAERELERAKAEGDAHAERRADVRLRAAAGR
- a CDS encoding glycoside hydrolase family 18 chitinase; this translates as MRFRHKAAALAATLALPLPGLVGLASPAQAAASATATFEKTSDWGTGFGGKWTVKNTGTASLSSWTVEWDFPSGTKVTSAWDATVTNSADHWTAKNVGWNGTLAPGASVSFGFNGSGPGSPSNCKLNGGSCDGTSVPGDEAPSAPGTPTASNITDTSVKLSWSAATDDKGVKNYDVLRDGAKVATVTGTTYTDNGLTKGTDYSYTVKARDTADQTGPVSGSVKVTTTGGGDGGNPNPNPGAEVKMGYFTNWGVYGRNYHVKNLVTSGSADKITHINYAFGNVQGGKCTIGDSYADYDKAYTADQSVDGVADTWDQPLRGNFNQLRKLKAKYPNIKILYSFGGWTWSGGFPDAVKNPAAFAKSCHDLVEDPRWADVFDGIDLDWEYPNACGLSCDETSSPNAFSNMMKAMRAEFGQDYLITAAVTADGSDGGKIDAADYGEASKSIDWYNVMTYDFFGAWAKNGPTAPHSPLNAYDGIPQQGFNTADAMAKFKSKGVPADKLLIGIGFYGRGWTGVTQSAPGGTATGPAAGTYEAGIEDYKVLKNSCPATGTIAGTAYAHCGTNWWSYDTPATIKSKMDWAEQQGLGGAFFWEFSGDTANGELVSAIDSGLK